The genomic DNA ATTTTTTCCCAACTGACATTATACCCTACTGACCTGAAACTTGGCCAACGTGGAGAAATGTTGCCCGTGAGCATTTGCCTGGCAGAAGAAGTTCAGGGAAAGTGCATAGTGCTTGAGGGAAGCCGCTGGTGGAGACTCTCTTGTAGCTGTCTATGACTGGTAGTTTGTAGCTGTCTAAAACCGGTAGAAAGTTCACCACTGGAGCTGACACAATTGTCATTTCCCTATCTGATAATACTTTAGACTCCAGTTCTGTAAATCAACAGAGCAATTAATTTGCTGACATTATCCCGGAGCTGGGCGTGTTTGATGTAGAACAAGAGGGATGAACCAAAAGCTGTCCAACTTATACACACCAGACCTATAGCACAGAAGGCACAGTCCATTCCACAGTTGTTGAACTGATTACTGACATTTTGTGGAAGTTGTAGAAATTGTGAAGTTTTTTACATGTGAGACACTCAACCATGGATAAAACCTACGGGAAACCAGATGAGCTGCTGAAAGGACAGGACCAGTTTCAGATGCTTCCGGTGAGTACAGATCTGTGAAGTTAGGAGCCAGATGGACAATGAATACAGAATTCCATTTGTAGTGTGGAGATCCCAGAacatatcatatacatatatattgtatgagTTGGGTTATTATACAAAAAGTATGATGATAGTTGACCTAGTGTTTGTTGTGGTCCAGACAAACACCAACCATGTATAAAGAGTGTATAATTATTGAGGGCTAAGTCCCTCTCCCTCAATATTGGGAACAACATAAGGGTCTCTAGATCAGAAACAAGGTTACACATACATGAAAACTGTGTAGTAATATTTCACTTGTATCTACAAAAGCAGCAGGACAATCCCctaaatttcaccctaactgCCAATTGAAGGTGCCCAGCTCTATGTACAGGAAATATTTACATTCTTGTTCTTTGTGTAAATCTAAATAGTTGTATTGTCAAGTTGCAGAACAAGTGCTAGAGAACTTTGCCTCGATTAAAGACAGATGATGGGTTAAGAACAGATCATATTTAGTAGTAGGGGCCAGTAGTGTCAGATGCAAAAGGTGGCACTTAGTGCTAATACTCAATAATCACTGATACTCTGTAGATGAGGGTATATATGGTAGCTCATGGCTTGTGACACCTGGGGGCCTATTCATTTAACTttcaatttttctggtcgagttttaagagggaaaattagaatttttagaggacaAAAcactttttcgagatttattaaactccaaggcTGCTGAAAATCTGTCATTTAAAAGTCTgatggtcccttttacaattggaacatgttttttgccttcatggttAAGAGTTTTGGACTGTTTGACGCTCATTTTTGTTCGATgatctgaaaaattcaaggttttcctgtgacaatttgaaaaaaatagctTGATTCTCATTGTCACACAAGTTTGTCGCACATGGACAGTTTTTGATCCTAATTGTTCGTAAAAGTAAGCCAGGtcgtggttgggagttaggtcgaatttttatctttaatataatgggaaaatgtgagttttaataaaAAGCCCCCCCTAATGAAGGTTCATTGATATTCTGGTGGGGACAAGTGCAGAGAAAGCAACTGTTCCTCTAATTCTAAAGACCAATTATTAAGGGAACAGGCTTTCGTGCTCTTTGACTTCCTTCAGATTTTCAAAAGCAGTGGGGTTCAGAGAGAatgattttatatgaattaggacccTACAatccttcagctgttgttgaagtACAACCCTTGTTCCTGAAAAAGAGCGGCCGTTCATTAATAAACCTACTGGGTCCATTCTGCCCTACTGCCACTATCTGTTGTGTCCTCTACTCTTCCTACCTACAACTGCCACATTTCTGGTTCCCACTATTTGTAAAGACCAGGGCTCTTGCCCTTGATGTAACCATCGACAAACTGTTTGGGTCTGGTATAAAAGGTCCTAGAAATGTATCAGTATTTAGACCATATACAAGAGCTGAGAGTGCAGAGCCCTCAGTATATTCTGATATAGTCCTACTGCTTAAATATTAACGAAATGTGGCCTCTTCTAGCAGAATATAACATTTGCTGCTAAATTTaacaacatttataaataatatttaaaaatataatacaacaaTATATTCTAAATacactttaaataaattacattttttttagcagttgtaatgcacaggtatgggaatccattattcagaaagctctgaactatgggCCCATAGagccattataagcaaataattctaatttttcaaaataaattcctttttttctgtaataagaatatagtagcttgtacttgatgggaacTCAGCTGCATGGATtcatattggcagcaaaacaatcctattgggtttatttaatgtttacaaatttTAGAAGAACTAATGTATGATGATTCAAATATCAGAAAAACCTTTGgatctctggaaaaccccaggttctaatcattccagataatatatacCTGTAAAATTTGCTTACATTTGTAGAAGCttcatattattcatattattgaaGTCACCCATCCTAGAGAGCACAGGGATCCATTTTTGGGCTCTTAACCATACTTTTCAAATAATactgtacagggatgggatctgttttccagaatgctcaggacatggggcttTTGGGATAAcaaatctgtaatttggatcttcatacctgaagtctactaaaaaatcatttaaacgttaaataaaccaaaaagactggttttgcttccaataaggattaattataccttagttgggattaagtacaagctactgttttattattacagataaaaagaaaatcactttttaaaatgtgaattatttggataaaatggagtctatgggggacgaCCTCTccataattcggaggtttctggataactggtttccgtataacgggtcacatacctgtatctgaTAATAAGAGTTTAGTATACTGGTTCCTAAACTGTGGATTTCCAACCTCTTGGGAATGGCAATGGGGCTTGAATaccagttagagtgagatttgtgGTGAGTAATTaccagttagagtgagatttggggtgactgaataccagttagggtgagaatgcTACACAAGAATGCTCCCCTAGATACCACTGCCTGCACAGCTTGAAAATCATTTAGGATGAGATTTagggttaaaatgtattttatgtccTAGAAATTCTTGGAATTATGGCAGAATGACTGTTACATTGAAGTTtcctgtatctgtaaccttgttattaccTGGGAGGGGGCTGGCTAAAGGTAGAACCTGCAAGGGGGGCTTGAACTTGAACAATTAACCAGTGATTTCGAGTCTGTGCccttttaaagaataagtaaatatcagagcagcctctttctttccaaACCAAAAACCACAGATCGCTGTCAAGCGCTGACCAAGAACATCAGggaagtgcccagctatggggcatgaaacgcgttagaattgtacaccctccactgtaACCCTTTTTATGTGCGAATAAAAGCCGAAGTTTGATGATAACTGTGCCGTATTCCTGATGTTCTTGGTCAGCGCCTGACAGCGATCTGTGGTTTTTGGTTCGGATGTAATAGCCGGTGAGGAGTGACCGGCTTATCGCGAGAGCTGTGATCAAGCAGGAAGGCATGTTggtccgggtgagctccgccattgacACTCCGTGAGTAAAActtcagcctctttctttctcctgacaacttccttgactacttggtggacagactagtgggaaactgaccagcaggtggtgctgttgtaacaaaattaatttatataaacagtacatatttcccttaatatcttggaatacaaaataaataaataatgaatgaatgtaaattgcaaaagttcttagaatagcactctcatcagttttacattcacttattttaaaggtttacttatcctttaactgggAAATATGAGGTGGGGGGGTCATAATGTTTAcaatgtaaattttttaaaaacaatttaaaaaaattctggaaaGCAACTGACaaaatacaatactttttttttgcaaacaatattttgttaaagggacagtacacccCTCAAAATATAGAGTGTGTGCTGAAAATAAGTTGTGTCTgttcttttaatgaaaaaatatattttctgatattctatttcttttatttttgcataagcAAGAAAGTGAAAccagtttcactttagcacttcctgtAACTTCCTGTTCTACTAAGCAGAGAATAAGCTGATAAAAAATGAGCTGATCTTTAGTTCAAAGTCTGCAGCCTGGGTTAGGGgaggatttatttatttagtgatcCTTTGAACACATTACCCTGTTTATAAAGGGAATTCAGTAAATAACAATCCATGCTgtataaggaaaaaaataataatatttttattatattgtatttttattattatgctcAGTTTTAGCAAAGGTGTCTTTAGGTGTATTCTGCTCCTCAAGGTGAACTTATCCTGGTGTAGAGACATAAAAAACAAGATGCCAAATAAATGCTTCGGTTACTCACTTATATGCTCAATTCTTCTGCAGCCCGGCCTCAGGCACAACAATGATTTGTATTTACCGGAAGAAGACAACAGCCTATATTTTACCTATTCTGGAGCTACAAACGTCCTGGAGGTGAAAGATCTTACTTACCAGGTAAAAATGTCATCAATAATTGTGTCTGATACATTAAAGCTTAAATTGGTTAATTTTGGCCTGCACTGGTGTATGCGTGACCCATTGTATTAAATGAGCCCCATTTAAAATAATCTTGTTTCAGAATAATCTTTTTCCAAATCAGAATAATCTCTTAAAACATACACTATACATTTTCAATGTCTAAAAAATTAAATGACAAGCAAATTTAGTGTTTTGACTGTGAGTTTTAAAGAGCCTTCAGATCATCCAAAGAGCAATGGCTGCTCCCTGTATGTATTGCTGACTGAACTAGTCCAGTACTTTAGACCTGTTGGAGTGAATATCCATACAGCTGAAGCTGGTTCCTCTGTAGCTCCATGTCTCCTTGGTGGTGGTACAACGCATGGTTGGTGCATGTGCCTGTTGGACATAGTCATGTGCTGATCAATGCCCACTCTGCATTTCCAGAGGCATATACTGGAAGGGGGCCAAGCCAGAACCCCATGAGGATATGAAATTCCAAGGACAGTACTGGAGACATTGACAATCACTCATCCAGCCCTGAGcataatgtacattatttattcccaacataattacttttaaaaatggttgTGTTGATTAATGCAAACATGACTGAGTTGTAAAACTCATTTGGTAGAAATTACTtcttttgtaaactttttttttaattaacttcaaAGGTTAATTTAGATGCCCAGATCCCATGGTACGAGAAGTTGGCCGAATTTAAAATGCCCTGGGAATGGAATAAAGACGGCAAAATCTCAgctatgaaaaatataaatgtgaaagTGACCAGCGGGCAGATGTTGGCTGTAATAGGAAACACAGGTAAGAATGACCCATATCATTTTCAGAAGGAATGAATAGGACTATTAGAGCCATAATTCCAGAATGGTGGGATGTTTCTCTTCGACCTTTATCATTTAGTGGGGTAATGATCTGAGGTACCTAATTAATCAGAGCAAATCCAACGCTTTTCCAGATCATTTGGAATAGAAGGGATCTACTGCACTTCCATAGCAGATAGTCCCACCTTCACTCGGTGTCCGTATATTCTTGTTAGTTCTCAAGTTGTGTTAGCTGCTTCATAATGGTCAGACAAGCAAAATCATGATATCATATGAAGCAATTTGTGGAGCCTGTAAACAGGGGGGCATAAAAATACCTGTAAGGATCACATCTGGCCCGTGGGCCTCCATGTGGATATTACTGACCTAGTAggttattttttttgtgcttaacaggcataggggtttatttactaaactccaaattccaaaaacctgaaaaatttgtgtttttttagtataagatcagaatttttagtggggaaaaaaaacatgaattttttgggatttattataccatgaggattgaaaaagtctgaatccgaaaatccggcatctcagacctgccgaggttgcatataaatcaatgggagaagttccaaagattCTTTGATCTgggcaataatccgaagatttccgtgtttttgggtggaaaatcccaaaaatttgtacaatttgtatttttttccccgcaaacaaaattttctgaaaattgtattaataaataaggcgaaaaaacccatgtggatttgtctgagtttttttcataaaaaacgaAGATAAATTCGGTCTTTCATAAATAATCCCCGTAGTGTTTTTATTCCAGCTTTTCTTGGTCAAACCTACACACAAAAATTGTCATTGTCTCCCATTAAAGTCAGAACGAAGTCCATTGAAATACCAATCTTAGCAAGTTTTTGGTTACCCGAGACATGGAAGTTCTGTAAAAAACTGCCCTAGTCAGCGCTATCACACAGTTTGACTTGAATGAGCTGAAATGGAAAGCAAGGTGTGATGTTTAGACACCAAGGAGAAGATTAGGCAACCAAAGGACTGTAAGTGCTATAGAGTCAAAGGGTAAATAACAAAGGCTAAATTAAGGATAAATACGATTTTCGCAGTGTTTATGTTTTAAAAggcattttgtttatttcttgATTTAATCCCACTCTCTCTCTTTTTGTCTCTGAAGGGTGCGGGAAGACATCTTTGCTTGACATCATTACATGTAAGGACGAAGGAGGAAAGATCAAATCTGGGCAGATCCTAATTAATGGAAAGGTCAGCACAAAACATAGAGTAAAGAAGTGTGTGGCACATGTGTGTCAGGATGATCAACTTCTACCTCACCTAACTGTGCGAGAAACTTTGACCTTCATTGCCAAACTTCGCCTTCCAAAGTCATATTCAGAAGAGCAAAGACGAAGAAGGGTAAGTTCTGACCTAGCGTCTCTTTGAGAGGGCAATGTGAGAGAAGAACTGCTACTCTTTGTACTCCATTCTACAAAAGCTTTTGGATGTCTCTGTgtgtaacaaaataaatacttacaCTTTTCACTTCTAACAGGTAGAAGATGTCATAGCAGAATTAAGGCTTCGGCAGTGTGCAAACACCAAAGTGGGGAACACATACACTAGGGGAGTTTCTGGGGGGGAACGTAGAAGAGTGAGCATTGGCGTACAGCTTCTTTGGAACCCAGGTCAGTAGACTGATAAATCTGCATTAACCAGGATGTAATAAAGACATGAATACAACCTCAAGCCTGCATTGTGTTCTAACATGTTCTTATCCATTAAGCAAAGCTATCAAAATACCATGATGAAAGTCAACTTCATATGGTTACAGGGGCAAACAAGACCTCATTCGCATATTTGTTTCAGGTCCTAAATAGGAAGTTCCACAGTTATGGAACTTATGACCTTTAATCAGGATAGAAGTTAGGGAAGAAAAGTTCCAATAAAACACATGAAATCTTGAGTTGGTCCTATCTTATTTggggcctttactgcagcagcttggACATCCTTGATGTATATTATGAGAATATCTATCAACTGCTACTAATATGTCCcttatattgcaatttatttttaattccctaAGGGGCTGCTCTGATACTAGGGACCCAAAGTAATTTCAATGCCCCCTTGACTGATGTAGCACAAGCAGTAGGACTTTTGGGGATCTAAGGAAGCAGTATATCCCCTTTACTTGAGAGACCGAAATCTCCTTATTTCAAAGCAACAACTAGAGGAACAAATCAAAAGCTAAAAAGCAGAACAATGTTAGTGATGATAAAAAAGATTTGTGCCATCTCTCTGGCAGGTATACTTATACTTGATGAGCCAACATCTGGACTGGACAGCTTCACAGCACACAACCTTGTGATAACCCTGTCCAGGCTGGCCAGAGGAAATCGACTGGTTCTGCTGTCAATTCACCAGCCCCGTTCTGACATATTCCAGCTCTTTGATTTAGTCCTCCTTCTGTCATCTGGGGCCACAATCTATTCGGGGACAGCCAAAGACATGGTGGAATATTTCTCCTCTATTGGGTACCCATGCCCCAGATACAGCAACCCTGCAGACTTTTATGGTGCGTATAACCATCCAGAAATTGCTTTCTCGTATCAGAACTTCAATATAGAATCCAGTTATGTTAGTTTAATCATGTTGCATCAATGTTTAACTCGTTAATTCATCATGATCTGTGATTTCAGTTGATCTGACCAGCATTGATCAGAGGAACAAAGAGCGGGAAGCTGAATCTTTGGAAAGAACAAGTTCACTGGCTGAAATATTCTGGGAAAAAGTCAAGAACTCTGATGACTTCCTCTGGAAACCTCTTGaggaatcaaataaaaataacacacCTTCCAGGTGAGTCTTAATACAGTACAAGCTTATACATTGCTGTAAAGACTTTAAGCAGCACATTTAGGGCTGTCTAAATTCATCTAAACCACAAAATATTGGCATGCTTGGTCAGGTCCCCAGATGAAGGTGTCTTTGCCCAACTGCACTACCAAATCAGTGGGCTAAATTGAACTGATCTTAATGTTTGTGCCACTTAACCCACCTCATCTAACGAAGACCCAGATAGAGCTGTAGACCACTTTTTTCACTCTAATCTATATCAGAGCCCTGGGGACTAGGGATCACTTTAGGTCTGTAGACGGCAACTGATCAACATTAAGGAACCACTATAATTCAGTAGAATCTGGAGATCTACCAGCTAATACCTGATTTTTGAGTTGAActgtcttttcttttcttttttgcctaGTATCAACCTACCTGTCTCTGTGCATGAAAAAGCAATTAACATAGACACCCGTGATATGAATCAACTGCCTCGAGGACTGCACCAATTTTCTGTTTTAATCAGGTATTGCCACTTTTTACTAAGATACTTAAATcacaaacgggggaatgtaatatcacgCTCAATCGCATAAACTGTTCGCAAAGCGAGTAGTTTGCGCGCGAGAGTGGGTATGTAATAATTAGTTTTGCGACTGTTCTGCTACATTTGCGTCTGTTTCCGCCGTTTCCCTCCACTTGGCGAACTTTTGTCATTTGGCTCTATTGCGCTGTTGCGCTATcagtgtaataaaacttcttatcgcAAATTGCTTATATTGCGCTTGGTTTTTTAACGAGTCGTGTCTATagtcgctgttcagtgcaaatgttattcgcaatctaatcgcaatgtaattgtgttcacgtgactttgctatcagtgttgtgagaagaaggtgtatgtacaaattttgcagaaagatattcgTGGAGCAATTCCACCGTTCGCATTGCGTAAGTGTTTTCGCTAttcttcatgtaatttaaaaatgtggtcaagttatatgtggtaaatataatgaaaacatctttcattgcgacttatttttgcgtttgctactgttttgtgcttatgtaatatatctgtgcgaaaaatattgcattccgcTTAGCGCAAATATACTCGCAAAAGTGCGAATGCGTGCTGCGATAacgccaaatattacatttggggtTAAGGgtggtatttattaaagtccgtatGCCAAAAATTGGAACAATtcgagtattttttttaatgataaaatcgaaatttttagtgtaaaaaaaccctacattttttggtgatttcttataccccaaggctgctaaaagtctaaaTGTGAAAAtgctccatctccaagctgtcggggccctgtagaagtcaatggcaaagttcctaaatttgaagatatcaaggTCTGAgctgagttttggccaaaaattcgGGAGATTTGAgcaatttcacgaaaaattcaagaGTTTCAGGCATAAAACCCAATAATTaacaaaaacccaaatttttaaaacattttcccgaaccaattttatcaagtttttttcagtgataaatcatggattctagtttggtctgactttttttacttaaaaaatcaatTACCCCCTTACCATATATACTTACTAAAGTAAAATGTATGCAGTTGTATTCACCTCTAGGCCGATCTACTTAACCAGATATGTGGttaattaataaatactgaaTAATCATAGTTCAATCTTTATTCAGGCGGTGGATTGCACCAATGTTTTGTCCTGCTTCTAAAGTCTTGAGAATGGAAACAGGCCAAGATGTTGACCTGATACGCGATCTGAATAGTTGTTGACTTACAATTATCAAGTCCCTCTTCAATATAAGTTATGGACGATAAAGCGAGTACAGCGTATGACTATTATCATTACTTTGCCAAAAGCATTAGTTGATTGGCCTGTGATTAATACAACACGCATCACTtggactaccgtatatactcgagtataagccgtcccaagtataagccgaggtacctaattttaactccaaaaactgggaaagcttattgactcgagtataagcctagggtgagaaatgcagcagcttctggtaagtttcaatcaaaaaattgagggtttctgctcccattggaggtgccggcgtctcgtttttggatgccggcgaccattcttggacgccggcgaatattcttggagactattcttggactattcttagacgccggcgaccgtttttgcgcttgacccgagtataagcatatttttcagcatattttgggggctgaaaaactcggcttatactcgagtatatacggtagttctgCAGTAGACAATACAAGAAATACTATCTGAAGTAGGGTTTTATTTTAGGCTTGTAATGTGATTACAACAGTTTGATTCCTCCAGCAACATGTTTTAAACCATTAGTTCCCTCTCTATCCAACAGGCGGCATGTAT from Xenopus laevis strain J_2021 chromosome 5S, Xenopus_laevis_v10.1, whole genome shotgun sequence includes the following:
- the abcg8.S gene encoding ATP-binding cassette sub-family G member 8-like; its protein translation is MDKTYGKPDELLKGQDQFQMLPPGLRHNNDLYLPEEDNSLYFTYSGATNVLEVKDLTYQVNLDAQIPWYEKLAEFKMPWEWNKDGKISAMKNINVKVTSGQMLAVIGNTGCGKTSLLDIITCKDEGGKIKSGQILINGKVSTKHRVKKCVAHVCQDDQLLPHLTVRETLTFIAKLRLPKSYSEEQRRRRVEDVIAELRLRQCANTKVGNTYTRGVSGGERRRVSIGVQLLWNPGILILDEPTSGLDSFTAHNLVITLSRLARGNRLVLLSIHQPRSDIFQLFDLVLLLSSGATIYSGTAKDMVEYFSSIGYPCPRYSNPADFYVDLTSIDQRNKEREAESLERTSSLAEIFWEKVKNSDDFLWKPLEESNKNNTPSSINLPVSVHEKAINIDTRDMNQLPRGLHQFSVLIRRHVSNDLRDLSTLLIHGFEALVMALLIGFLYYGQGKNQLSIQDSIALLFMKGSLTPFAVVLDVVAKCHSERAMLYHDLEDGLYSVTPYFFAKVIGELPEHFAFVIFYGVPIYWLANLNPQPECFLLNFALLFLIVYCSRAMALWMSALLPTLQMSSFLSNAIFTSSYLTGGFIIRLENLWTVPYWISYVSFLRWGFEGLMQVQFTDLSYKVPVGNITITIPGQVIISNMEMDSHPLYACYLVLIGIIAGFLVLYYLSLKFIKQKSHQEW